Proteins encoded within one genomic window of Oryza brachyantha chromosome 7, ObraRS2, whole genome shotgun sequence:
- the LOC102720727 gene encoding probable beta-1,4-xylosyltransferase IRX9: MAAPPPCKTNRSRPPLLLRRAMLHSSLCFLVGLLAGLDPFAVFLRALNNRTLIVSSRRHHHMMINSPQLVVVVTTTEQSDPERRAAGLTRTAHALRLVSPPLLWLVVEVAPAEEHAAPPTARLLRRTGVVHRHLMYKKEEEATREKQRNVALRHIEDHRIAGVVLFGGLDDVYDLRLLHRLRDIRTFGAWPVATVSAYERKVAVQGPLCEAASSSSTRPRGWFDLDHMQMQTQVLPRPPPETFMDVAGFAFSSWLLWDPHRWDRFPLSEPDTSQESVKFVQRLAVEEYNKSTTMGMPDSACSQIMLWRIRTVL; this comes from the exons atggcggcgccgccgccctgcaaGACGAATAGGAGCAGGcctccgctgctgctgcggagAGCGATGCTGCATTCCTCCCTCTGCTTCCtcgtcggcctcctcgccggtcTTGACCCCTTCGCCGTCTTCCTCCGCGCGCTCAACAACCGCACGCTCATCGtcagcagccgccgccaccaccacatGATGATCAATAGCCCGCAGCTGGTGGTCGTGGTCACCACCACCGAGCAGTCCGACCCCGAGCGCCGCGCCGCTGGGCTCACGCGCACGGCGCATGCTCTGCGCCTCGTCTCGCCACCGCTTCTCTGGCTGGTGGTGGAGGTCGCCCCCGCCGAGGAGCACGCGGCGCCGCCCACGGCGCGGCTGCTGCGGCGCACGGGGGTGGTGCACCGACACCTGATGTAcaagaaggaggaggaagcgacGAGGGAGAAGCAGAGGAACGTGGCTCTGCGCCACATCGAGGACCACCGcatcgccggcgtcgtgcTTTTCGGGGGCCTCGACGACGTCTAcgacctccgcctcctccaccgcctcaGGGACATCAG GACGTTTGGTGCGTGGCCTGTGGCGACAGTGTCGGCGTACGAGCGCAAGGTGGCGGTGCAAGGCCCACTCTGTgaggccgcctcctcctcctccacccggCCGAGGGGCTGGTTCGACCTCGACCATATGCAGATGCAGACGCAGGTGCTTCCCCGGCCGCCTCCGGAGACGTTCATGGACGTCGCCGGCTTCGCCTTCAGCAGCTGGTTGCTGTGGGACCCGCACAGGTGGGACCGCTTCCCCCTCTCCGAACCAGACACCTCGCAG GAATCGGTGAAGTTTGTGCAGCGGCTGGCGGTGGAGGAATACAACAAATCGACGACGATGGGGATGCCGGACTCCGCTTGCTCGCAAATCATGCTTTGGCGCATCCGAACTGTACTCTAG
- the LOC102702674 gene encoding uncharacterized protein LOC102702674 isoform X1 produces the protein MSTHFDLNSAADPQTLAPPKRGRGRPRKNPPPPPPAPDPPCGAACPFARGDLVWGKKLAHPAWPGEVISASPTGAQLLVSFFGDKALAWCDAAQLRPYEPYFPVGELYDGEADDFDAALDASLLEFSRRVEDALTAPARPSVARPFVPRDFIALLHDLAADRMGFTNRLQAAVAKAHLRAFDKFRGLPDPPEYTLHLGLPFAIAIANHPALPNNCNSSTPSRRRGRKRKEDEILDDSDDEDWNPRKKVATDSDSEVDLGRKRASKGGRGSGSALRGRPRGRPRKNNARGAAQLKDDLIQDIVDYPPAAEMFLQLTSVAADPFNFKDYDSVPVILSFFSKYKDSEAPSVYDDKELLETLGVKKGRKNMARSLYPSTKEEDDLDALDGQRGRRKSAGSLYSARKAEDSYWCDIIISDFDDGDTSSDYEGRKMKRLSQNKGANKKMKQEVAPQDESSADSPAVKQAEGPAALILHFSNAEAIPSVDDINSIFRIHGPIMEGATEITKKSKIARVVFSKSADAERAYSSSGKYNAFGPALLRYDLKYLPQAPQVP, from the coding sequence ATGTCCACCCACTTCGATCTCaactccgccgccgacccccAAACCCTAGCGCCGCCCAAGCGTGGTCGTGGCCGCCCCAGGAAGaacccgccgcctccgccccccgCGCCGGATCCTCCTTGCGGCGCAGCATGCCCCTTCGCCCGCGGCGACTTGGTTTGGGGCAAGAAGCTGGCCCACCCGGCCTGGCCCGGCGAGGTCATCTCCGCCTCCCCCACCGGCGCCCAGCTCCTCGTCTCCTTCTTCGGTGACAAGGCTCTCGCCTGGTGCGACGCCGCCCAGCTCAGGCCCTACGAGCCCTACTTCCCCGTCGGGGAGCTCTACGATGGCGAGGCTGACGACTTCGACGCCGCCCTCGACGCCTCACTCTTAGAGTTCTCCCGCCGCGTCGAGGACGCCCTCACCGCTCCCGCCCGCCCCTCCGTCgcccgccccttcgtcccccGGGATTTCATCGCCCTGCTGCACGATTTGGCCGCCGACCGCATGGGCTTCACCAACCGTCTGCAGGCTGCCGTTGCAAAGGCGCATCTCAGAGCCTTCGACAAGTTCAGGGGCCTTCCCGACCCTCCCGAGTACACCCTCCATCTCGGCCTAcccttcgccatcgccatcgccaacCACCCTGCCCTGCCCAATAACTGCAACTCCTCCACCCCATCccggaggagggggaggaagaggaaggaggaCGAAATCCTCGACGACTCTGATGATGAGGATTGGAACCCACGCAAGAAGGTGGCCACTGATTCCGATTCAGAAGTCGATCTGGGCCGCAAGAGGGCCTCTAAGGGTGGCAGGGGCAGCGGCAGTGCTCTGCGCGGGAGGCCACGCGGGAGGCCTAGGAAAAACAATGCTCGGGGGGCTGCACAGCTCAAGGATGATCTGATCCAAGACATAGTGGACTATCCACCTGCTGCTGAGATGTTTCTACAGCTTACATCAGTTGCTGCCGATCCCTTCAACTTCAAGGACTATGACTCTGTGCCTGTCATTCTTAGCTTCTTCTCAAAATACAAGGACTCAGAAGCGCCGAGCGTATATGATGACAAGGAGCTGCTGGAGACATTGGGTGTCAAGAAAGGTAGAAAAAATATGGCCAGAAGCTTGTATCCATCTacaaaagaagaagatgacCTAGATGCTCTGGACGGCCAGAGGGGCCGGAGGAAGTCGGCAGGGAGTCTGTACTCCGCAAGAAAAGCGGAAGACTCATATTGGTGTGATATTATAATCAGTGATTTTGATGATGGAGACACGTCAAGTGACTATGAGGGCCGTAAAATGAAGCGGTTGTCTCAGAACAAAGGTGCCAATAAGAAAATGAAGCAAGAGGTTGCACCTCAAGATGAATCCTCTGCTGATTCGCCTGCTGTGAAACAGGCAGAGGGACCGGCAGCTTTGATCTTACATTTTAGTAATGCAGAAGCCATCCCTTCTGTGGATGACATCAACAGTATATTTCGCATACACGGGCCAATTATGGAGGGTGCGACTGAAATCACCAAGAAATCAAAGATCGCAAGAGTAGTGTTTTCTAAGAGTGCTGATGCCGAACGGGCAtatagcagttcgggaaagtATAATGCATTTGGTCCAGCCCTTCTCAGGTATGATCTCAAATACCTGCCACAAGCTCCTCAAGTTCCTTAG
- the LOC102702674 gene encoding uncharacterized protein LOC102702674 isoform X2 codes for MSTHFDLNSAADPQTLAPPKRGRGRPRKNPPPPPPAPDPPCGAACPFARGDLVWGKKLAHPAWPGEVISASPTGAQLLVSFFGDKALAWCDAAQLRPYEPYFPVGELYDGEADDFDAALDASLLEFSRRVEDALTAPARPSVARPFVPRDFIALLHDLAADRMGFTNRLQAAVAKAHLRAFDKFRGLPDPPEYTLHLGLPFAIAIANHPALPNNCNSSTPSRRRGRKRKEDEILDDSDDEDWNPRKKVATDSDSEVDLGRKRASKGGRGSGSALRGRPRGRPRKNNARGAAQLKDDLIQDIVDYPPAAEMFLQLTSVAADPFNFKDYDSVPVILSFFSKYKDSEAPSVYDDKELLETLGVKKGRKNMARSLYPSTKEEDDLDALDGQRGRRKSAGSLYSARKAEDSYWCDIIISDFDDGDTSSDYEGRKMKRLSQNKGANKKMKQEVAPQDESSADSPAVKQAEGPAALILHFSNAEAIPSVDDINSIFRIHGPIMEGATEITKKSKIARVVFSKSADAERAYSSSGKYNAFGPALLRETHTEDWS; via the exons ATGTCCACCCACTTCGATCTCaactccgccgccgacccccAAACCCTAGCGCCGCCCAAGCGTGGTCGTGGCCGCCCCAGGAAGaacccgccgcctccgccccccgCGCCGGATCCTCCTTGCGGCGCAGCATGCCCCTTCGCCCGCGGCGACTTGGTTTGGGGCAAGAAGCTGGCCCACCCGGCCTGGCCCGGCGAGGTCATCTCCGCCTCCCCCACCGGCGCCCAGCTCCTCGTCTCCTTCTTCGGTGACAAGGCTCTCGCCTGGTGCGACGCCGCCCAGCTCAGGCCCTACGAGCCCTACTTCCCCGTCGGGGAGCTCTACGATGGCGAGGCTGACGACTTCGACGCCGCCCTCGACGCCTCACTCTTAGAGTTCTCCCGCCGCGTCGAGGACGCCCTCACCGCTCCCGCCCGCCCCTCCGTCgcccgccccttcgtcccccGGGATTTCATCGCCCTGCTGCACGATTTGGCCGCCGACCGCATGGGCTTCACCAACCGTCTGCAGGCTGCCGTTGCAAAGGCGCATCTCAGAGCCTTCGACAAGTTCAGGGGCCTTCCCGACCCTCCCGAGTACACCCTCCATCTCGGCCTAcccttcgccatcgccatcgccaacCACCCTGCCCTGCCCAATAACTGCAACTCCTCCACCCCATCccggaggagggggaggaagaggaaggaggaCGAAATCCTCGACGACTCTGATGATGAGGATTGGAACCCACGCAAGAAGGTGGCCACTGATTCCGATTCAGAAGTCGATCTGGGCCGCAAGAGGGCCTCTAAGGGTGGCAGGGGCAGCGGCAGTGCTCTGCGCGGGAGGCCACGCGGGAGGCCTAGGAAAAACAATGCTCGGGGGGCTGCACAGCTCAAGGATGATCTGATCCAAGACATAGTGGACTATCCACCTGCTGCTGAGATGTTTCTACAGCTTACATCAGTTGCTGCCGATCCCTTCAACTTCAAGGACTATGACTCTGTGCCTGTCATTCTTAGCTTCTTCTCAAAATACAAGGACTCAGAAGCGCCGAGCGTATATGATGACAAGGAGCTGCTGGAGACATTGGGTGTCAAGAAAGGTAGAAAAAATATGGCCAGAAGCTTGTATCCATCTacaaaagaagaagatgacCTAGATGCTCTGGACGGCCAGAGGGGCCGGAGGAAGTCGGCAGGGAGTCTGTACTCCGCAAGAAAAGCGGAAGACTCATATTGGTGTGATATTATAATCAGTGATTTTGATGATGGAGACACGTCAAGTGACTATGAGGGCCGTAAAATGAAGCGGTTGTCTCAGAACAAAGGTGCCAATAAGAAAATGAAGCAAGAGGTTGCACCTCAAGATGAATCCTCTGCTGATTCGCCTGCTGTGAAACAGGCAGAGGGACCGGCAGCTTTGATCTTACATTTTAGTAATGCAGAAGCCATCCCTTCTGTGGATGACATCAACAGTATATTTCGCATACACGGGCCAATTATGGAGGGTGCGACTGAAATCACCAAGAAATCAAAGATCGCAAGAGTAGTGTTTTCTAAGAGTGCTGATGCCGAACGGGCAtatagcagttcgggaaagtATAATGCATTTGGTCCAGCCCTTCTCAG GGAAACGCATACTGAGGACTGGAGCTAA
- the LOC102721007 gene encoding arogenate dehydratase 2-like, with translation MVSPTALRIPARTHPALDCRQSPHAVVIRCRRSASVSPPPPGDANGSTGVPAPAPAPAISLPRPLTSADLMEASGDGLKVAYQGCPGAYSEAAAKKAYPSCQTVPCEYFETAFQAVENWVADRAVLPLENSLGGSIHRNYDLLLRHRLHIVGEVRLAVRHCLLANHGVKIENLRSAMSHPQALAQCEQTLTKLGIEHREAVDDTAGAAKLIAEQRLQDTGAVASSLAAQLYGLDILAENIQDDTDNVTRFMMLAREPIIPRTDKPFKTSIVFSLEEGPGQLFKALAVFALRKINLTKMESRPHKKKPLRIADDNSSAPLKHFDYLFYVDLEASMADPNAQNALANLKEFATFLRVLGSYPTDVSEA, from the exons ATGGTCTCCCCAACAGCGCTTCGGATCCCCGCGCGCACCCACCCCGCCCTCGACTGCCGCCAATCGCCTCACGCCGTCGTcatccgctgccgccgctcggcctccgtttcgccgccgccgccgggggacGCTAACGGCTCCACCGGCgtgcccgcgccggcgccggcgccggccatctCACTGCCTC GGCCGCTCACGAGCGCGGATCTGATGGAGGCCAGCGGAGACGGTTTGAAGGTAGCATACCAG GGATGCCCTGGAGCCTACAGTGAGGCCGCCGCCAAGAAGGCGTACCCGAGCTGCCAGACCGTGCCGTGCGAGTACTTCGAGACCGCCTTTCAG GCTGTTGAAAATTGGGTAGCTGACCGTGCAGTCCTGCCACTCGAGAATTCCCTGGGTGGTAGCATTCATCGAAACTATGACCTGCTACTTCGCCATAGGCTGCACATTGTTGGTGAGGTGCGGCTTGCAGTTCGCCATTGCTTGTTAGCAAATCATGGTGTGAAGATCGAAAATTTGCGAAGTGCCATGAGCCATCCTCAA GCTCTCGCACAGTGTGAACAAACACTAACAAAGTTAGGCATTGAGCATAGAGAAGCTGTTGATGACACAGCAGGTGCAGCAAAG CTAATTGCAGAACAAAGACTCCAGGACACTGGGGCAGTTGCTAGTTCGTTGGCAGCTCAACTTTATGGACTGGATATTCTTGCAGAAAATATTCAG gATGACACGGATAATGTAACCCGCTTTATGATGTTGGCTCGGGAACCCATTATTCCTCGTACTGATAAGCCATTCAAG ACTAGCATAGTCTTTTCTCTAGAAGAAGGGCCTGGACAACTATTTAAGGCGCTGGCAGTGTTTGCTTTGAGAAAAATTAATCTCACGAAG ATGGAAAGCCGTCCACACAAGAAAAAGCCTCTACGTATAGCTGATGATAATAGTTCTGCACCGTTGAA GCATTTCGACTATCTCTTCTATGTAGATCTTGAGGCGTCAATGGCTGATCCAAATGCTCAAAATGCTCTGGCAAACTTAAAG GAGTTCGCGACCTTTCTAAGAGTTCTTGGGAGTTACCCTACTGATGTCAGTGAAGCATGA